The following coding sequences lie in one Flavobacterium sediminis genomic window:
- a CDS encoding phosphoribosylanthranilate isomerase, producing MEPKLKICGMKDPENIQEIAALLPDFLGFIFWEPSRRFCNLETLPDLPENIQKVGVFVNPGLMEVFLTVKKKQLDYIQLHGNEKPEFCKKLKKLDIKIIKAFSVDENFDFKIMKKYLDAADYFLLDTKSKNPGGNGVTFDWKLLEQYPYDKPYFLSGGIGLEQVKQLETFLKTKAAQHCLAVDINSRFETAPGIKNVEQLNQFQQQINTF from the coding sequence ATGGAACCGAAACTTAAAATATGCGGCATGAAAGATCCTGAAAATATTCAGGAAATTGCGGCTTTGTTACCTGATTTTTTAGGGTTTATCTTTTGGGAACCTTCCCGACGTTTCTGCAATCTGGAAACGTTACCGGATTTACCGGAAAACATTCAGAAAGTCGGTGTTTTTGTGAATCCGGGATTGATGGAAGTGTTCCTTACAGTAAAAAAGAAACAATTAGATTACATACAATTGCATGGAAATGAAAAACCTGAATTCTGTAAAAAACTGAAAAAATTGGACATCAAAATCATCAAAGCTTTTTCGGTAGATGAAAATTTCGATTTTAAGATTATGAAGAAATATTTGGATGCCGCAGATTACTTTTTATTGGATACTAAGAGTAAAAATCCCGGTGGCAACGGCGTCACTTTCGATTGGAAACTATTGGAACAATATCCGTATGACAAACCCTATTTTTTGAGTGGCGGCATCGGATTAGAACAGGTCAAACAACTTGAAACCTTTTTAAAAACAAAAGCAGCACAACATTGTTTGGCAGTAGACATCAATAGTCGGTTTGAAACAGCACCCGGAATTAAAAATGTAGAACAATTAAACCAATTTCAACAACAAATAAACACCTTTTAA
- a CDS encoding SDR family oxidoreductase, whose protein sequence is MAKTIFITGASSGLGKATAKLFQSKGWHVMATMRNPEKETELTTLENVTVLPLDVNDPEQIQTTVKQAIEKSTIDVVFNNAGYGLMGALEGLSDEKIIRQINTNLLGVLRVTQAFIPYFREKRNGLFISTTSIGGFMGFPLHSIYHATKFALEGWSESMSFELSPLGIRIKTVAPGGISTDFAGRSMDFNAQSEYSDIEHKLFEAVEGMMKNASTAEQIAEVVYEAATDDKDQIRYLAGADAHFLYERRLEIGKEAFIQEIKQQFG, encoded by the coding sequence ATGGCAAAAACAATTTTTATTACAGGTGCTTCCAGCGGATTGGGAAAAGCTACAGCTAAATTATTTCAGAGCAAAGGTTGGCATGTAATGGCTACAATGCGAAATCCTGAAAAAGAAACCGAACTTACTACATTAGAAAACGTTACCGTTTTACCACTTGATGTGAATGATCCGGAGCAAATACAAACTACAGTTAAACAAGCAATCGAAAAATCAACTATTGATGTGGTCTTTAATAATGCCGGTTATGGTTTAATGGGTGCTTTAGAAGGACTAAGTGACGAAAAAATCATTCGTCAGATCAATACCAATTTGCTAGGAGTTTTACGTGTAACGCAAGCTTTTATTCCTTATTTCAGAGAAAAAAGAAACGGTTTATTTATCAGTACTACTTCTATAGGCGGGTTTATGGGCTTTCCTTTACATTCCATCTATCATGCTACCAAATTTGCTTTAGAAGGCTGGTCTGAAAGTATGTCTTTTGAATTGAGTCCATTGGGTATTCGAATTAAAACTGTGGCTCCGGGAGGAATTTCAACTGATTTTGCAGGCAGATCAATGGATTTTAATGCACAATCTGAATACTCCGACATTGAACATAAATTGTTTGAAGCTGTTGAAGGTATGATGAAAAATGCCTCAACTGCCGAACAAATTGCAGAAGTCGTTTACGAAGCAGCAACAGATGACAAAGATCAAATACGCTATTTGGCTGGAGCCGATGCTCATTTTCTTTATGAAAGACGATTAGAAATCGGTAAAGAAGCATTCATACAAGAAATTAAACAGCAATTCGGGTAA
- a CDS encoding helix-turn-helix domain-containing protein — MNKLPVQELLHGEYLHIARLHKDLNDLSAVPHRHDHYEFILPLKGSGKHLIDYKPFDIQPNRLYFIQKGQVHIIENFEREGWLVFFGEELYSTFLKIHKQESEKGLLDSYSPFPYIDLDENQLQKFIHLIEQINEELKAEKQDLNIIFHYVSLFILQANKIQVNQHPKEQLDLANRKIFQELKQLLEVKYKSEHLASYYAEKLNIDGKKLNAICRKTTGSTLFELIQERLITESKIELQTSTGSIKEISYELGFNDPAFFGRFFKRHTGITPAEFRKKRMI; from the coding sequence ATGAATAAACTGCCTGTTCAGGAATTACTTCATGGAGAATATCTTCATATTGCCAGACTGCATAAAGATTTGAATGATCTATCTGCTGTTCCGCACCGACATGACCATTATGAATTTATTCTTCCGTTAAAAGGATCAGGCAAGCATTTAATTGATTATAAACCTTTTGATATTCAACCTAACCGACTCTATTTTATCCAAAAAGGACAAGTTCATATCATTGAAAATTTTGAACGAGAAGGTTGGTTGGTATTTTTTGGTGAAGAGCTATACAGCACGTTTTTAAAAATTCACAAACAAGAAAGCGAAAAGGGTTTGTTAGATAGCTATTCTCCTTTTCCATACATTGATTTAGACGAAAATCAATTGCAGAAATTCATTCATCTTATTGAACAAATCAATGAAGAACTTAAGGCTGAAAAGCAAGATCTCAACATCATTTTTCATTATGTGTCACTTTTTATTCTTCAAGCCAATAAAATACAAGTCAACCAACATCCTAAAGAACAATTAGATTTAGCCAATCGTAAAATATTTCAAGAGCTCAAACAACTTTTAGAAGTGAAATATAAAAGCGAACATCTTGCCTCCTATTATGCTGAAAAACTAAATATCGACGGTAAAAAACTAAATGCAATTTGCCGAAAAACTACCGGAAGTACTCTTTTTGAACTCATTCAAGAACGATTAATTACCGAAAGTAAAATTGAATTGCAAACCTCAACCGGTTCCATCAAAGAAATCAGTTACGAATTAGGATTTAATGATCCGGCTTTCTTCGGACGATTTTTCAAAAGACACACGGGAATTACTCCGGCTGAATTTCGCAAAAAAAGAATGATTTAA
- a CDS encoding TetR/AcrR family transcriptional regulator: MKERIIEEANKLLVEKGYNAFSYKNITEKIDIKTSSIHYHFPTKSDLGIAIIHKHQEAFEHTILKTNEKTPIEKINKLFLYYKRLVAEEKVCIVGALTSDINTLDEPLRKELLFFTDKIIQWTNSILEDGQNQKVFKILPNSELKAKQIIASLMAFAQFARIEKNTSDFESMTQMILEELIIK, translated from the coding sequence ATGAAAGAAAGAATCATAGAAGAAGCTAATAAGCTTTTAGTAGAGAAAGGATATAATGCATTTAGTTATAAAAATATCACTGAAAAAATTGATATTAAAACGTCCTCTATTCACTATCATTTTCCGACAAAAAGTGATTTAGGAATTGCTATTATTCATAAACATCAAGAAGCTTTTGAACATACAATCTTAAAGACAAATGAGAAAACACCTATCGAAAAAATAAATAAATTATTCCTTTACTATAAAAGACTTGTTGCTGAAGAAAAAGTATGTATTGTTGGGGCTTTAACATCGGATATCAACACTTTAGATGAACCGTTGCGAAAAGAACTATTGTTTTTTACAGATAAAATAATACAATGGACAAATTCAATATTAGAAGACGGACAAAATCAAAAAGTTTTTAAAATTTTACCGAATTCTGAATTAAAAGCAAAACAGATAATAGCAAGTTTAATGGCATTTGCTCAATTTGCCAGAATTGAAAAAAATACTTCAGACTTTGAAAGTATGACACAAATGATTTTAGAAGAACTTATCATTAAATAA
- a CDS encoding MBL fold metallo-hydrolase, protein MTILISVILLLTIAVFLFMNHPQFGKTPAGKRLELLQQSPNYKDGKFQNIHHTPTVTEGYSMTGVLYDFIFKSFPRTKPVDVIPSVKTDLKNLPITENVLVWFGHSSYFIQLNGKRFLIDPVFSGNASPIPNSNTSFKGSDVYSAEDMPEIDYLLITHDHYDHLDYPTILKLKPKIKNIICGLGVGQHFDYWKFDASKIIEKDWNESFNIADDFSIHTASARHFSGRGFTRNNTLWLSFILQTDNFKMYLGGDSGYDSHFTEIGEKFNGFDLALLDNGQYNLAWQAIHMLPKEGLKAAKELKTKRLLPIHSSKFKLANHTWDEPLKTISALHEKDSSSIALITPKIGEIVKLNDTTQTFERWWEGLN, encoded by the coding sequence ATGACAATTTTGATCTCTGTAATTCTGCTTTTGACAATTGCTGTATTTCTTTTTATGAATCACCCGCAATTTGGAAAGACTCCCGCTGGAAAACGGCTAGAACTTTTACAACAGTCTCCTAACTATAAAGACGGTAAATTCCAAAACATTCATCATACACCAACAGTAACTGAAGGTTATTCAATGACAGGTGTTTTATATGATTTCATTTTTAAATCATTTCCAAGAACTAAACCTGTAGATGTCATTCCTTCTGTAAAAACAGATTTAAAAAATTTGCCGATTACTGAAAATGTGTTGGTTTGGTTTGGACATTCCTCTTATTTTATACAACTTAACGGAAAACGATTCCTGATCGATCCGGTTTTTAGCGGGAATGCCTCTCCTATTCCTAATTCCAATACTTCCTTTAAGGGAAGTGATGTTTATTCGGCTGAAGACATGCCTGAAATTGATTATTTACTCATCACACACGATCATTATGACCATTTGGATTATCCTACAATTCTAAAGCTAAAACCTAAAATTAAAAACATTATTTGCGGATTAGGTGTAGGACAACATTTTGACTATTGGAAATTTGATGCTTCAAAGATCATCGAAAAAGACTGGAATGAAAGTTTCAATATTGCTGATGACTTTTCAATACATACGGCTTCTGCACGTCATTTCTCCGGTAGAGGCTTTACCCGAAATAATACGCTTTGGCTGTCTTTTATATTGCAAACAGATAATTTCAAAATGTATCTTGGCGGAGACAGTGGTTATGACTCTCATTTTACAGAAATCGGAGAAAAATTTAACGGTTTTGATTTAGCACTCTTAGACAACGGGCAATATAATCTCGCTTGGCAAGCTATTCACATGCTACCGAAAGAAGGTTTAAAAGCAGCAAAAGAACTAAAGACCAAACGATTGCTTCCTATCCATTCGTCTAAATTTAAACTAGCTAATCATACTTGGGACGAACCACTTAAAACTATTTCAGCATTACACGAAAAAGATAGTAGTTCCATTGCATTAATTACACCTAAAATCGGAGAAATTGTAAAACTGAATGACACTACACAAACCTTTGAAAGATGGTGGGAAGGTTTGAATTAA
- the trpB gene encoding tryptophan synthase subunit beta has translation MKYNVTEKGFYGQFGGAFIPEMLYPNVEELRQKYLQIMNEASFQEEFQNLLEHYVGRPTPLYFAKRLSEQYNTKIYLKREDLCHTGAHKINNTIGQILMAKRLGKKRIIAETGAGQHGVATATVCALMGLECIVYMGEIDIERQAPNVARMKMLGAEVRPATSGSKTLKDATNEAIRDWINNPTDTFYIIGSVVGPHPYPDMVARFQSIISKEIKSQLLDLENKENPDYVIACVGGGSNAAGAFFEFLDNENVKLIAVEAAGHGIDSGESAATSVLGKIGIIHGSKTLLMQTEDGQITEPYSISAGLDYPGVGPLHAHLHDVKRADFEAITDDEAMQAGLNLCKTEGIIPAIESAHALAALTKRTFKPNNIVVINLSGRGDKDLNTYINYFGY, from the coding sequence ATGAAATATAACGTTACTGAAAAAGGATTTTACGGGCAATTCGGCGGAGCTTTTATCCCTGAAATGCTGTATCCGAATGTAGAAGAATTGCGTCAGAAATATTTGCAGATCATGAACGAAGCTTCTTTTCAGGAAGAATTTCAGAATTTACTGGAACATTATGTAGGCCGCCCTACTCCTCTCTATTTTGCAAAACGTTTGTCGGAACAATACAATACCAAAATTTATCTAAAAAGAGAAGATCTGTGCCACACTGGAGCGCATAAAATCAACAATACCATCGGGCAAATTTTGATGGCAAAAAGATTAGGCAAAAAACGAATTATTGCCGAAACCGGAGCCGGTCAACATGGTGTGGCAACAGCAACGGTATGTGCTTTAATGGGATTGGAATGTATTGTGTATATGGGCGAAATTGACATTGAACGCCAAGCGCCAAATGTCGCACGAATGAAAATGTTGGGCGCCGAAGTTCGTCCGGCAACATCGGGTTCTAAAACCTTAAAAGATGCCACTAATGAAGCCATTCGCGATTGGATCAATAACCCAACGGATACCTTTTATATCATTGGCTCGGTGGTTGGACCTCATCCTTATCCCGATATGGTGGCACGTTTCCAAAGTATTATTTCTAAGGAAATTAAATCGCAATTATTGGATTTAGAAAACAAAGAAAATCCTGATTACGTTATCGCTTGCGTAGGTGGTGGAAGTAATGCTGCCGGAGCTTTCTTTGAGTTTTTAGACAACGAAAACGTAAAACTTATTGCAGTGGAAGCGGCAGGTCATGGTATAGATTCCGGTGAAAGTGCAGCCACTTCCGTTTTAGGAAAAATCGGTATTATTCACGGAAGCAAAACACTATTGATGCAAACCGAAGACGGACAAATTACGGAGCCCTACTCTATTTCTGCCGGATTAGATTACCCGGGTGTGGGTCCGTTACACGCGCATTTACACGATGTAAAAAGAGCCGATTTTGAAGCCATTACCGATGATGAAGCCATGCAAGCCGGACTTAATTTATGCAAAACAGAAGGCATCATTCCGGCCATTGAATCAGCACATGCTTTAGCTGCTTTAACCAAAAGAACTTTTAAGCCAAACAACATTGTTGTGATTAATCTTTCCGGTCGTGGCGACAAAGATCTGAATACCTATATTAATTATTTCGGATATTGA
- the trpC gene encoding indole-3-glycerol phosphate synthase TrpC, whose translation MNILDRIIADKKREVALKKKVVPVAQLEATDLFNSRTHSLRKILAFSSTGIIAEHKRRSPSKSVINFNHNVEDVVLGYQNAGVCGISVLTDGKYFGGSLEDVLLAKASVSIPVLRKEFIIDEYQLLEAKANGADVILLIAAVLTRTEIKYLSEFAQSLGLEVLLEVHNLEELEKSIMPSLNMIGVNNRNLKTFEVSLDYSKELSVHIPDEFVKVSESGISSVAAVKELQQFGYQGFLMGEHFMKTDNPGAEAQTFIQELIP comes from the coding sequence ATGAACATACTAGACCGAATCATTGCTGATAAGAAACGGGAAGTAGCTTTAAAGAAAAAAGTTGTTCCGGTTGCCCAATTGGAAGCGACTGATCTTTTCAATTCGCGTACGCATTCGTTGCGCAAAATACTTGCGTTTAGTTCTACCGGAATTATTGCTGAACACAAAAGACGTTCGCCTTCAAAAAGTGTTATCAACTTCAATCACAATGTAGAAGATGTGGTTTTGGGATATCAAAATGCCGGTGTTTGCGGCATTTCAGTGTTGACAGATGGCAAATACTTCGGAGGTTCACTAGAAGATGTTTTATTAGCAAAAGCGAGTGTTTCCATTCCGGTTTTACGCAAAGAATTCATCATAGACGAATACCAATTACTGGAAGCTAAAGCCAACGGAGCTGATGTTATTTTACTGATCGCGGCGGTTTTAACCCGAACAGAAATTAAATATTTATCGGAATTTGCCCAAAGTTTAGGTTTAGAAGTATTGCTGGAAGTTCACAATTTGGAAGAATTGGAAAAATCGATCATGCCGAGTTTGAATATGATTGGTGTAAACAATCGCAACTTAAAAACCTTTGAAGTCAGTCTGGATTATAGCAAAGAACTTTCCGTTCACATTCCTGACGAATTTGTCAAAGTTTCCGAAAGCGGAATCAGTTCTGTAGCAGCTGTTAAAGAATTGCAACAATTTGGTTACCAAGGTTTTTTAATGGGCGAACATTTTATGAAAACAGATAACCCGGGAGCTGAAGCACAAACTTTCATTCAAGAATTAATCCCATAA
- a CDS encoding helix-turn-helix domain-containing protein yields the protein MYIINSISEFHKLLALPDPLHPLVSVISVSDLKPAESEIWEQFFANFYCISLKKNVAAKMKYGQEYYDFEKGTMNFIAPKQVQSLSIADIQQINVECGEGYMLMFHPDFLHKHPLQVSIKNYGFFSYSVNEALHLSDPEEKNIIEIFQKIEREYQHIDRHTQDIILSQIDLLLNYSNRFYERQFITRKAVNHNLVTKMEKLLNDYFSNEETLHNGLPTVEYFAGQLNLSAHYLSDVLRNLTGQSAQAHIHNKIIEKSKELLTTSQLSVSEIAYQLGFEYPQSFNKLFKKKTEMSPLEFRATFN from the coding sequence ATGTATATCATCAATTCCATATCTGAATTCCATAAGCTTTTGGCTCTGCCTGATCCGTTACATCCTTTGGTCAGCGTAATTTCCGTTTCAGATTTAAAGCCGGCGGAAAGTGAAATCTGGGAACAATTTTTTGCTAATTTTTACTGCATTTCACTCAAAAAGAATGTAGCTGCAAAAATGAAATACGGACAAGAATATTATGATTTTGAAAAAGGTACGATGAATTTTATTGCGCCTAAGCAAGTACAATCGCTTAGTATTGCTGATATTCAACAAATAAATGTGGAATGCGGAGAAGGTTATATGCTGATGTTTCATCCTGATTTTTTGCATAAACACCCTTTGCAGGTTTCAATTAAAAACTATGGTTTCTTTTCCTATTCCGTCAATGAGGCTTTACATCTCTCAGATCCGGAAGAAAAAAATATCATTGAGATCTTTCAAAAAATAGAACGGGAATATCAACATATCGACCGACATACTCAGGATATTATTCTTTCGCAAATTGATTTGTTACTCAATTACAGTAATCGTTTTTATGAAAGACAGTTCATTACCCGAAAAGCGGTAAACCATAATCTGGTCACTAAAATGGAGAAGCTGTTGAATGATTATTTTAGTAATGAAGAAACTTTACATAACGGATTGCCTACAGTCGAATATTTTGCAGGGCAACTTAACTTGTCAGCACATTATTTAAGTGATGTGTTGCGCAACTTAACCGGACAAAGTGCTCAGGCTCATATTCACAACAAAATTATTGAAAAGAGTAAAGAATTGCTCACGACTTCTCAGCTTTCCGTTAGTGAAATTGCGTACCAATTGGGATTTGAATACCCACAGTCATTCAACAAACTATTCAAGAAAAAAACCGAAATGTCACCTTTAGAATTCCGTGCAACATTTAATTAA
- the trpA gene encoding tryptophan synthase subunit alpha encodes MNRIHHALQQDKKLLSIYFTAGYPHLNDTAAIIKELEKNGIDMIEIGLPFSDPLADGPTIQESSTVAIANGMTTQLLFEQLKDIRKSVQIPLLIMGYFNPMMQFGMEKFCQKCAEIGIDGLIIPDLPLAIYEAEYKALFERYGLHNIFLITPQTSDERIQQIDAISDSFIYMVSSAAVTGSQSGFATEQFVYFKRIADLKLKNPQIVGFGIKDQVTFIQATTYQKGAIIGSAFIQFLSKNPIKNIGKFVKSVR; translated from the coding sequence ATGAATCGAATACATCACGCTTTACAACAAGACAAAAAACTGCTTTCTATTTATTTTACAGCAGGTTACCCGCATTTAAACGATACGGCAGCGATCATAAAGGAACTCGAAAAGAACGGTATTGACATGATCGAGATCGGCTTACCGTTCAGTGACCCGTTAGCAGACGGACCAACCATTCAGGAAAGTTCGACCGTTGCCATTGCAAACGGCATGACAACACAGTTGCTATTTGAACAATTGAAAGACATTCGGAAAAGTGTGCAAATCCCGTTGTTAATTATGGGCTATTTTAACCCGATGATGCAATTCGGTATGGAAAAATTTTGTCAAAAATGTGCTGAAATCGGCATTGACGGTTTAATTATTCCCGACCTGCCTTTGGCTATTTATGAAGCCGAGTACAAAGCTTTGTTTGAGCGTTATGGTTTGCACAACATCTTTTTAATCACACCACAAACCAGTGACGAACGTATTCAACAAATCGATGCTATTTCCGACAGCTTTATTTATATGGTAAGTTCGGCAGCAGTTACGGGAAGTCAAAGTGGTTTTGCTACGGAACAATTTGTTTATTTTAAACGCATTGCCGACTTAAAACTAAAAAATCCGCAAATTGTCGGTTTCGGTATTAAAGATCAGGTTACGTTTATACAAGCCACAACGTACCAGAAAGGAGCGATTATCGGCAGTGCTTTTATTCAATTTTTAAGTAAAAACCCGATTAAGAATATTGGAAAATTTGTAAAGAGTGTTCGGTAA
- a CDS encoding anthranilate synthase component I family protein → MKTFKLHTFHKQILADTITPVSIYLKIRDKFANSILLESSDYRANENSFSYICFNPIATFKVENQQITTTFPDKNSVTNTITHKDQVLNELDQFSKAFQTEKSPFKFITQGLFGYMSYDAVQYFEKIDIREKSTENQIPEMFYSVYQNIIAINHHKNEAYIFCHSLDQNNNINEIQQLLQAKNFASFSFKKEGHFTSNLTDDTYKNYVRLAKKHCMRGDVFQLVLSRRFSQNFKGDEFNVYRALRSINPSPYLFYFDYGSFKVFGSSPEAQLVIHNSQAEIHPIAGTFKRTGNDEQDAELAKKLAVDAKENSEHVMLVDLARNDLSRSCNEVTVEKYKEIQFFSHVIHLVSKVSGKIKDNNHFLDLVAKTFPAGTLTGAPKVKAMQLIESIETTNRSFYGGAIGVMDFQGNFNHSIMIRTFLSKDHTLHFQAGAGIVESSSEENETQEVYNKLNALQKALDIAETI, encoded by the coding sequence ATGAAAACCTTCAAATTACATACATTTCACAAACAAATTCTTGCTGACACCATTACGCCGGTAAGCATTTATTTGAAAATACGCGACAAATTTGCCAATAGTATCTTACTGGAAAGTTCTGATTATCGTGCCAATGAAAACAGTTTTTCATACATCTGTTTCAATCCGATTGCGACTTTTAAAGTGGAAAACCAACAAATTACCACAACTTTTCCTGACAAAAATTCGGTAACGAACACAATTACCCACAAAGACCAAGTTCTTAACGAATTAGATCAATTTTCGAAAGCTTTTCAAACTGAAAAGTCGCCGTTCAAATTTATCACACAAGGACTCTTTGGTTATATGTCTTACGATGCCGTTCAATATTTTGAAAAAATTGATATCCGTGAAAAATCGACAGAAAATCAAATTCCGGAAATGTTCTATTCAGTGTACCAAAATATCATTGCCATCAATCACCATAAAAACGAAGCTTATATTTTTTGCCACAGTTTAGACCAAAACAATAACATCAACGAAATTCAACAACTGTTACAAGCCAAAAACTTTGCTTCATTCAGTTTTAAGAAAGAAGGACATTTTACGTCTAACTTAACAGATGATACCTATAAAAACTACGTTCGTTTAGCTAAGAAACATTGCATGCGAGGCGATGTATTTCAATTGGTTTTATCCAGAAGATTTTCACAAAACTTTAAAGGAGACGAATTCAATGTCTATCGTGCTTTGCGAAGCATCAACCCTTCTCCTTACCTATTCTATTTCGACTACGGAAGCTTTAAAGTATTCGGTTCGTCACCCGAAGCACAATTAGTTATCCATAATTCACAAGCCGAGATTCACCCTATTGCAGGAACGTTCAAACGCACCGGAAATGACGAACAAGACGCAGAATTGGCTAAAAAATTAGCAGTAGACGCCAAAGAAAACAGTGAACATGTTATGCTGGTCGATTTAGCCCGTAACGATCTAAGTAGAAGTTGTAACGAAGTTACCGTAGAAAAGTACAAAGAAATTCAGTTCTTTTCGCACGTTATTCACCTGGTTTCCAAAGTTTCCGGAAAAATAAAAGATAACAACCATTTCTTGGATTTAGTTGCCAAAACGTTTCCTGCCGGAACCTTAACCGGAGCGCCAAAAGTAAAAGCCATGCAATTGATTGAAAGTATAGAGACCACTAACAGAAGTTTCTACGGCGGTGCCATTGGTGTTATGGATTTTCAAGGAAACTTCAATCACTCCATTATGATCCGAACGTTTTTAAGTAAAGATCACACGCTCCATTTTCAGGCGGGAGCCGGAATTGTGGAAAGTTCATCCGAAGAAAACGAAACCCAAGAAGTGTACAACAAACTAAACGCTTTACAAAAAGCATTAGACATTGCCGAAACCATTTAA
- a CDS encoding anthranilate synthase component II, with protein MKIAVIDNYDSFTYNLVHYLEDLGAEVTVFRNDEFELDELKPFKKILLSPGPGIPDEAGLLKQVIQKYAPTKDIFGVCLGLQAIGEIFGGKLTNLNKVYHGVATTVKQTENDFIFNDLPNEFEVGRYHSWVLSNDNLPTDLIVTSVDENNQIMSLKHAQYKVRGVQYHPESVLTPNGKKILENWLKN; from the coding sequence ATGAAAATAGCAGTTATCGATAATTACGACAGTTTTACATACAATTTGGTTCACTATTTAGAAGATTTAGGAGCCGAAGTAACTGTTTTTCGCAACGACGAATTTGAATTAGACGAACTCAAACCATTCAAAAAAATATTACTTTCTCCCGGTCCGGGAATTCCCGATGAAGCCGGATTGCTAAAGCAAGTCATTCAAAAATATGCACCTACCAAAGATATTTTCGGTGTTTGCTTGGGTTTACAAGCCATTGGCGAAATTTTCGGAGGGAAATTAACCAATTTAAACAAAGTATATCACGGTGTTGCAACAACAGTAAAACAAACAGAAAACGATTTTATTTTCAATGATTTACCTAACGAATTTGAAGTAGGTCGTTACCATTCCTGGGTACTTTCTAATGACAATTTACCCACAGATCTAATCGTTACTTCTGTTGATGAAAACAATCAAATTATGTCACTGAAACATGCACAATACAAAGTAAGAGGCGTGCAATACCATCCGGAAAGTGTATTAACTCCTAACGGTAAAAAGATTTTAGAAAATTGGCTTAAGAATTAA
- the trpD gene encoding anthranilate phosphoribosyltransferase — translation MKTILNRLINHEILSQEEAKNVLVNISQGEYNLSQIAAFLTVYMMRSITVEELAGFREALLELCIPVDFSEYDTIDLCGTGGDGKDTFNISTLASFIVAGAGIKVAKHGNYGVSSISGSSNVMEKMGVKFTNDTDFLKKAIEETNVVILHAPLFHPAMKMVAPIRKELGVKTFFNILGPMVNPSFPKHQMVGVFSLELARMYAYLYQNTDTQYSILHGLSGFDEISLSDEVKIITNHSEQILQPQDFKLSVTQLADIKGGNTTDEAAQIFYQIISGNGTQAQNDVVCANAAIAIQTVQQNSYEEALAMAQESLNSKRAFEKLNKLIELSTF, via the coding sequence ATGAAAACAATACTCAATAGATTAATCAATCACGAAATATTAAGTCAAGAAGAAGCTAAAAATGTCTTGGTTAACATTTCGCAAGGCGAATATAATTTAAGTCAAATTGCCGCTTTTCTAACGGTGTACATGATGCGTAGCATTACGGTAGAAGAACTTGCCGGATTTCGCGAAGCCTTGTTAGAACTATGTATTCCTGTAGATTTCTCCGAATACGATACCATTGATCTGTGTGGAACGGGTGGCGACGGAAAAGACACTTTTAACATCTCGACTTTGGCTTCTTTCATTGTAGCCGGTGCCGGTATAAAGGTTGCTAAACATGGAAACTACGGTGTTTCCTCGATTTCCGGTTCCAGCAATGTGATGGAAAAAATGGGTGTGAAATTTACAAATGATACTGATTTTTTAAAAAAAGCGATTGAGGAAACGAATGTCGTTATTTTACATGCCCCACTGTTCCATCCGGCTATGAAAATGGTGGCTCCCATTCGCAAAGAATTAGGTGTAAAAACCTTTTTTAATATTTTGGGACCTATGGTCAATCCGTCATTTCCAAAGCATCAAATGGTAGGCGTTTTTAGTTTGGAATTGGCCCGAATGTATGCTTATTTGTATCAAAACACCGATACGCAATACAGCATTTTACACGGATTGAGTGGCTTTGACGAAATTTCCCTTTCGGATGAAGTGAAGATCATTACCAATCATTCGGAACAAATTCTTCAGCCACAAGATTTTAAATTATCAGTTACACAATTAGCAGATATTAAAGGTGGAAACACCACTGATGAAGCCGCGCAGATCTTTTACCAAATCATTTCAGGTAACGGAACGCAAGCGCAAAATGATGTCGTTTGTGCCAATGCGGCTATCGCCATTCAAACCGTTCAACAAAACAGTTATGAAGAAGCCTTAGCAATGGCACAGGAAAGTTTGAACAGCAAACGAGCTTTTGAAAAATTGAACAAGCTAATTGAATTAAGTACGTTTTAA